The DNA sequence CAAGGGGTTGAAAGTTCGGATTGGCTGGCGGAACATTTCGGCGTCCGCTTCCGCTACAATGCGCTCGGCGACGTCATGGCCGACCACATCGTCGCACCGCAGCAAGCGTTCGGAATTACGGCTGGCGTTCGCGAAGTGGCGATGCACGCCGGCTCGACACTAGCGATTATCGATCCGACAAAAGCGAAAGGGATCGTCTATTTACCGCCAACGGAGGAAAAGTGGCCACACGCCGTCGACCAAGGAGTGTACGCTGGCGGCGGCATTGACGAAGGGCCGTTCGTCGCCGTCGCGAAAGTAGGAAAGGGGAAAGCGGCTTTTATCGGTGACTCTTCCCCGGTCGAAGATGCGACGCCAAAATACGTGCGCGAAGAAACGGGACAAAAAAAGGTGACGTACGACGGCTTTAAAGAGGTGGACGATGGGACGTTGCTCGTCAATACGGTCCGCTGGTTGGCGGAGCGAGAAAACTATACGAAGTTGACGCAAGTGAAAGGGTTAACGTTGGATGAGCCGACACCGCTGTTACCGTTCGAAGAACCGGAACAGTCGACCGAGCCACAGGAGGAACCGTGGGCGCCGCCAGCGCCGGGCTACAAATGGTGGGACACGGCGACGTTTAAACCAGGCGCTTACGGTTCGCCAGAACCGGCTCCACGCGAAGCTGAATACGACGTCGAGTACCAAGCCGTATTGCCTAATACCGGTGAATTTAATATCCGCGTCATCGGGCGTCACCTTAAGCCGGGACAAACAGTACCTGATTTCACATTCGGCATTTATCGCACTGGCGGAGAACAAGTGGCTAAAGTGCAGCGCGACGACGGCAGCTGGCCGAGCGGTTACGGGTACAGTGCGCCGTTTTCGCTGAAGGCGAACGCGCGTGGGGTGGCGGTTAAAGAGTTGACCGTTAAAATTAAGCCAGACGTCGCGGGGAACGCCAACTTACGCCTGCGACAAAACAAAAACAACTTACTCACAAAAGCGGTGACGATCGACAACGTGGCGCCGGAGCCATTGCCAGAAGACACACTCAGTAACGATTCCGAACCGCCTGCAACGGCTGTACAATTGGACGGTGAGCAGCTAAGTGACGGTTCGTACGTGCACAATGTACGCGTCGCTTTGACCGCAACGGACGACCGTTCCGGCGTCGACCGTAGCG is a window from the Numidum massiliense genome containing:
- a CDS encoding OmpL47-type beta-barrel domain-containing protein, with protein sequence MAITPLPLSSFFVVQAETADDPPPEIWPRVENGKKVLFDNTHGQTAGAADWVIDGGFSDFANALADDGYYVKELRQTTAITYDDLRNYDVFVIGEANVPYKASEQQAMLKYVKNGGSIFFIADHYNADRNKNRWDASEVFNGYRRGAFFDPAKGMSEEEAGSSAMQGVESSDWLAEHFGVRFRYNALGDVMADHIVAPQQAFGITAGVREVAMHAGSTLAIIDPTKAKGIVYLPPTEEKWPHAVDQGVYAGGGIDEGPFVAVAKVGKGKAAFIGDSSPVEDATPKYVREETGQKKVTYDGFKEVDDGTLLVNTVRWLAERENYTKLTQVKGLTLDEPTPLLPFEEPEQSTEPQEEPWAPPAPGYKWWDTATFKPGAYGSPEPAPREAEYDVEYQAVLPNTGEFNIRVIGRHLKPGQTVPDFTFGIYRTGGEQVAKVQRDDGSWPSGYGYSAPFSLKANARGVAVKELTVKIKPDVAGNANLRLRQNKNNLLTKAVTIDNVAPEPLPEDTLSNDSEPPATAVQLDGEQLSDGSYVHNVRVALTATDDRSGVDRSEYRLGESPSWNLYEEPVVLGFSGERTFHYRSLDRAGNAEQVQDVDVRVTKATAKAVEQTIREARITNPALKKVWLAQAKHADRWLKKAEQARLKGQKKQAEAFETSGFLLLKQTARDMKRTPDRVVPRSAKDDVQMLVDYVTKVKPQQRGQGKDAASASEGREKAA